The region ACGGAGGAATATAAGGATACTCCACTCCCGGGGGCCGCGACTGAAGATGAGGAAGCTAAATGGCTCTCTGCATCTAATGAGGGTGATGCTTCGGCTAAAATCATGGCAGAGAAGTCCCTAAAGTCTTTGATCCCTGGGGATATAGACAGGCCACAGCACAAGGAATTCGTAGGAAAAATAGACGAGGTTTTGCGCAATTTCGACGAGAAAATACTGTCTCTTGACCACGATCTTGTTATCAACAGAACAGCTGAAAAGAAAAATACCTACGATGCTCTTCAGCGTTGCGGGCTTATAAATATAGATCCACTTAATAAATTGTAATGAGGTAACAGTTCGTAACGGTCAAAGAGAGGTGTGGGAAATGAGAATGTTGCCTGTTTTGCCTGATGAATCCTTGTTCAGCCGGTTTTGTCGGACAACTACCGTGTACGGTATGTCCCCATCTTCTCTGTTAACGATCATTTTCAACAAACCTGATATGAACGTCCATCCAATTCTCAATTCAGGATTAAAGGCTATTTCTCTTCATACATCCGAAAGGGCAGATCAGCTCTGGCATGAACAGACTTTACTCCCTCTTTTTGCCTGGGCACTACCAATCAGTCGTAATGAAATTATGGATTTCAACACGACCCCTGCCAGGCTTAATCGATTGTGCCGCCTTAGTAATTTTTCACTAGGGCAGCGCACACTATTGAAGTTTTGCCCGGTTTGCGCTCGTGAAGATACTTTTCATTATGGTGTTACTTATTGGCATCTGGCGCATCAGCTTCATGGGGTTACAACCTGCCATCGGCATCCGGTAGCGCTTGAAAGCATCCATGTCCCTTCTTCACCGCACATACGTATTGGACTGATGCCTCCTGTTTCGTATACAGAACAACTTAGCAATGAGATAGACTTCGATTTTGCTAAGTTTTGTTATAAGTCCCTAAATATAATCAGAAGAAAAGATATTACACACCCCAATTACATGGATGTACTTAAAAAGTTGAATTTATTATCATTGGATGGAAATTTAAAGAAAAATGTATTCTACGCACATGTTTATGCTAAGTGCCAGTTATTTGGGGAGGGTTCATCGGGACTTATACCAACATCCCTAACTGATTATCATTACTGGGAGCCTATACTCAAAGACAAATGTTGTCAGCATCCCACAAAGCATCTTTTGCTTTGTTATTGTTTGTTAAATACTTGCTGGCCAACGTATGCAGGAAGTCGTACTAATAAAAAGAAAGAAATCTTTAAAAGTCATAAGAAATACAGTTTTCATATAGTTGAAAATAATACTAGTGTTAGCAACCTTGGGAAGGAATTTAGTCGCAGCAGATGTTACATTAAAACACTTATTTATAAAAAATACCTGAGGGCGTTTAAGCGAAACACAAAAATTAATATATTCACTGAATTGCTTATCAAGTCTATGGCTGTAAGGGGGTTTAGTCTGGCATCCATAGCTGAGAAAAACTCATTATCGGAAGGAGCTGTATCCTCTGTAATTTCATCTTGTTACGGTTTATGCTCATGGCGTAAAAAATGTAAAAAAGATTCTTTAAGACGGCGTCATAAGCAGAAAATATTAAGATTTATACATAATCAATCCGTTTCTATAACACGAAAGTTAGTCAAAGAAAGTTGTTATGCAAGTTTCTATTGGCTAAATAAACATGAATGTGACTGGCTTAATTCCTGTCTTCCTAAAACAATACGATGCTATAAAAATAAAAGAGTAGACTGGAGCGAGAGAGATATTATCTCATCATCATTAATAAATGATGTTTTATCTCAGGGGCAGTACTCGATGTCACTTACAAGTCTAGATGCTTTACTGGGAGGGCATGGCTGGCTTTTGAAATACAGAGATAAACTACCAATGACAATGATACTTCTCAGAAAAATGGAACTAATTAAATAAGAGGGAGTTATATGGTTTACGAAAATGAATTGTGGCACAGTTTTCTTCTGCGTTCACAGATAATGTATAACTTATCCAATTGCAGGAACATAATATCAAAGCATGGCGCACTAAGGTACGATGCCTTTCCTCGTTTCGAACTGATTGATATGTACAAATTGCATAGCTTGCAGGATATATATGACATTCTTGCCACTAGAAATGGTTATATACTAACTTCCAATATAGTGTCGTTATCTTCTGGTGTTTACGGGTATTTTAACGCTGTTGAAGATGCCTGTCGGAAAAATTTTCACATAACTAATTCATATCCATTGGTAAACATCTCAAACATTCGTTACTGTCACAAATGTATTGTTGAAGATATACACTCTAAAGGCATTGGTTATCTGCGTCATAGATGGTTGTTTGAATCTAAATGTGCAGTTCATAGTACCAGTTTATATGAGGTTTGTTTTGATAACTATTTGAATGCAGTGAAAGGACTTAGTGACTTAATTATAAGTGGAATAAATCCTCATGGTTATTGTTCCCTTGTGGTTGACGTTTCAAACCCTTTCAAAAATCCAGTGTATATATTACCATGTGCACGTAATAAAATTTTAAAATGGATTTCGGACAATAAAAATATGCTGATTTACTTTCTCTTTGATCTCTTCAAATGTAAGTCGCATTCAAGTTTATCTAAGGTTATCGAAGTCAAGATAATGCATGATAGATATATTTCTGCGGTGTTCAAGATGTTAAGTGAAGTTAATTTTTGTAATTTCAACTCATTTATTTCTGATATTTTTGAGGACGTAAGTTATGCCTCTATCGGACTTGATGATTATTCTGTTAATGTGCATTTTCTCAGGCTAAGGGCTGCAGATTGTAAATTTTGCCAGTTGAATGGTAAATATTTTTGCTCACTTTACAATGTAAAACTTCTTCGCTAATTTCACTTCATTTATAAAATACTAAGAAAGCTAGTTAGATAAGGTTTTATATTTTGACTGGGGCAGGAATAAATTATCACTCATAGAGTTTCCCTGGGGGTTACCACCTGTGTATGATGCCGGTTAGCAACAACGTCTAAAAGACCTGCGATCACGTGGGTCCCTCTCCAGCAAAGGGGCAAGGGGTGCTATATAACGGTGTACTGCTTACCCAATACGGCCTTGTATTTGAAAGATGCCGCATCTTGGCAGGATTCGTATTACAGCCTATAGTCTGTTAATGAGCATTACAGCCTATATGCTGTAAATCCCTGCGTTATGCTTGTTAACTCGTCGATACGGAAGGTCACTTATGAACACTCAATACGCTTTGAAGACTTTGAATCAGTTACGTCCTGTTTTAATCGGCTTTCGCAAAGCCAATGGACTGACGCAAAAAGATGTTTCTGAACGTTTGGGTATAACACAGCAAACTTATGCCCGACTAGAGGCCAACCCTGCAAGTGCGGGTTTTGAGCGTTTGTTTAGGGTGTTCAGCGTCCTTGGAGTGGAGATCGTACTTTCATCCAGGGAACCATTGTCAGATGCAAAGCCCGAATACGGAGCTATGCACAATTATTCTTCACTTCCAGCCAGGCGGGAGAAATGGTGACGCCTGGCGCTTCCCGGTCTAATTTTTCTTCAACAAGATTAACCCCTTAGCGGCCTGAAGTATCAGGTTGCGATAGAGCCTTTCATTTCTTCTGTTATGTTAAATACACCATTTTGAGCTATTTCGCTCGGCCTTAAATTATCTCTTCATTCTTCAGTGAAAATTTTATGTCGATCACATTATCGATGAATTTAGGAAATAATCCGTAAATGAAAATCTATCTTCTTTTAAATTCATCAGTGTCAGTAGCAAATATTACGCATAAAAGAATGGTTATTATTATCATTTAAATTATAAAGCTCATGAGTCAATTCCAAAAAATATAATAAGCATTGAAATCATTACCCGTGATTCTGGAGTTTTAACTTTGCCATGTAACCAACCACAAGTTAGTTTCCGGTGTTTTGAGGGGCAGTAAAGTTCTGAAAGCGCGACCAGATCATAATCCCGAAATGTCGTTAAGATATTCTGAATAACGGTTATCCCTGCTTGTTGGCAGGCATTTGAAAATATATTTTGTATTCAGGTTGCAGCAAAACGCTTTCTTACACACAGGACTTC is a window of Enterobacter hormaechei ATCC 49162 DNA encoding:
- a CDS encoding helix-turn-helix domain-containing protein; this translates as MNTQYALKTLNQLRPVLIGFRKANGLTQKDVSERLGITQQTYARLEANPASAGFERLFRVFSVLGVEIVLSSREPLSDAKPEYGAMHNYSSLPARREKW
- a CDS encoding TnsD family Tn7-like transposition protein encodes the protein MRMLPVLPDESLFSRFCRTTTVYGMSPSSLLTIIFNKPDMNVHPILNSGLKAISLHTSERADQLWHEQTLLPLFAWALPISRNEIMDFNTTPARLNRLCRLSNFSLGQRTLLKFCPVCAREDTFHYGVTYWHLAHQLHGVTTCHRHPVALESIHVPSSPHIRIGLMPPVSYTEQLSNEIDFDFAKFCYKSLNIIRRKDITHPNYMDVLKKLNLLSLDGNLKKNVFYAHVYAKCQLFGEGSSGLIPTSLTDYHYWEPILKDKCCQHPTKHLLLCYCLLNTCWPTYAGSRTNKKKEIFKSHKKYSFHIVENNTSVSNLGKEFSRSRCYIKTLIYKKYLRAFKRNTKINIFTELLIKSMAVRGFSLASIAEKNSLSEGAVSSVISSCYGLCSWRKKCKKDSLRRRHKQKILRFIHNQSVSITRKLVKESCYASFYWLNKHECDWLNSCLPKTIRCYKNKRVDWSERDIISSSLINDVLSQGQYSMSLTSLDALLGGHGWLLKYRDKLPMTMILLRKMELIK